In Geotalea uraniireducens, one genomic interval encodes:
- a CDS encoding DUF262 domain-containing protein gives MNENEHDINPNPIVEEPEGLDTSESSGWDEYPLDALFVRKDQRTVKEVMSRIEKGRYVLDPDFQRDFVWPPTKQSRLIESCLMRIPLPVFYVAEAKDGKIVVVDGLQRLTTFYRFINNQFSLTGLGEGRDGTKQESPLLNKKFNGLSITLQERLEDTQLTLYILDAKAPERAKLDIFERVNGGVPLTRQQMRNCLFNGNATKLLKRAAENELFLKVTGGSLDKKSMRDREVINRFYAFYLLGVDQYKADMDDFLAKALEKMNQLDEESLRNLEATFKRTLNINYNLFEKHAFRKSLALKDKYAGRTVINIALFDVCTVIFSELTDECVEQNSEKLKNIVCDLVNDYQFIQAITYATNGLFQVRTRFNMMRNAIAEVV, from the coding sequence ATGAATGAAAATGAGCACGATATAAATCCGAATCCAATTGTTGAAGAACCTGAGGGGCTTGACACCTCGGAATCATCAGGATGGGACGAGTATCCTCTTGACGCACTGTTCGTGCGAAAGGATCAGCGAACGGTCAAGGAAGTGATGAGCAGGATAGAAAAAGGGCGTTATGTGCTTGATCCTGATTTTCAGCGGGATTTTGTATGGCCACCAACGAAACAGTCTCGATTAATAGAATCCTGCCTCATGCGAATTCCTTTGCCTGTTTTCTACGTTGCAGAAGCAAAAGATGGGAAAATTGTTGTTGTTGACGGTTTACAAAGACTTACAACATTTTATCGTTTTATAAATAATCAGTTTTCTCTGACGGGACTTGGAGAAGGACGTGACGGAACAAAACAAGAGAGTCCTTTGCTTAACAAAAAATTCAATGGCCTGTCGATCACACTACAAGAACGCCTTGAAGATACCCAACTAACCCTTTATATCCTTGATGCTAAGGCGCCTGAGCGAGCAAAGCTTGACATATTTGAACGGGTGAATGGAGGAGTTCCTCTTACCCGTCAACAAATGAGAAATTGTCTTTTCAACGGAAACGCAACCAAATTACTAAAGAGGGCAGCTGAAAACGAACTGTTTTTAAAAGTTACTGGTGGTAGTCTTGATAAGAAGTCAATGCGTGATCGAGAAGTTATAAACCGTTTTTATGCCTTCTATCTTTTAGGTGTTGATCAATATAAAGCAGATATGGACGATTTCCTTGCAAAAGCACTTGAAAAAATGAATCAACTTGATGAAGAGAGCCTAAGAAATTTAGAGGCTACTTTCAAGAGGACATTAAATATTAACTACAATTTATTTGAAAAACATGCTTTTAGAAAATCATTGGCACTCAAAGATAAATATGCAGGAAGAACTGTAATCAATATTGCGCTTTTTGATGTATGCACGGTCATATTTTCTGAGTTGACAGATGAATGCGTAGAACAGAATTCCGAAAAATTGAAAAATATAGTTTGCGATTTAGTAAATGATTATCAATTCATTCAAGCTATTACATACGCCACAAATGGATTGTTTCAAGTCAGAACTCGTTTCAATATGATGAGAAATGCAATCGCGGAGGTGGTTTAA